The genomic interval TTACGGTCCTCGGGCACGAGCCCGATCCCGGCAGACATGGCCGCGTTGACGTCATGCTTGGGGACCAGTCCACCGGAGACGGTGACCGCCCCCTGGTCGTACGGGTCCGCCCCGAAGACAGCCCGTACGACCTCGGTACGACCGGCCCCGACGAGCCCGGCGATGCCGACCACCTCACCGGCCCGCACCTCGAAGCTGATGTCGTGGAAGACCCCGTCCCGGGTGAGCCCCTCGACGGAGAGCAACGCGGCGCCGGTGTGCGGCCGTTCACGCGGATACTGCTGCTCGATCGACCGCCCGACCATGAGCCGTACGAGCTCGTCCTCGGGCGTGGAGGCAGGCACCTGCCCCACGCTCTTCCCGTCCCGGATGACGGTGACGCGGTCCCCGAGGGCGGCGATCTCCTCAAGATGATGAGTGATGAACACGATCCCGACGCCGTCAGCGCGCAGTTGACGCACAATCGCGAACAGCTTCTCGACCTCTTCGGAGGTGAGCACGGCGGTCGGCTCGTCCATGATCAGCACGCGCGCGTTCAGACTGAGCGCCTTCGCGATCTCGACCATCTGGAGCCGCGCGATACCGAGTTCACGCACCCGAGCGCGCGGCGAGACGTTCACACCCACCCGCTCCAGCAGAACGGCGGCATCGGCCTCCATCCGCTTCCGGTCGATCATCCCGAGGCGACGCGGCTGCCGCCCCAGAAAGATGTTCTCGGCGACCGTCAGATCGGGAACGAGGTTGAACTCCTGGTAGATGGTGGCGATCCCGAGCCGCGCGGAGTCCTGCGCACTGTGGATGCGCACCTCCTCGCCGGCGGCCAGAATGCGGCCGCCGTCGGGGCGGTAGGCGCCGGAGAGCATCTTGATGAGCGTGCTCTTGCCCGCACCGTTCTCACCGAGCAGCACATGGACCTCACCCCGACGCAGATCGAAGTCGACGCCGTCCAGCGCGACGACACCGGGGAAGGTCTTGCGGATGCCCTCGATGCGCAGCAACTCGTCCTGGTTGCTCACGACTGGCTCCTTCGAACGGGTTGAACAGGGGGTTGCGCGGGGTCCGGTCGGACGGGGGGTGGGGTGGGGTCCGGCGGGACGGGGGGTGGGGTGGGGTCGGGTTGCGCGGGGGAGTGCGCGGGGTCCGGCCGATGAGGGGGTTGGACGGGGTCGGATCTGCCGGGTGACCGCGCGACCCCCGGCTCACCGCACGAGCGGCGCACGACGAGCCGCGCGGGAAGGGTGACGGACCGCGGCACCCGCCCCTCGATCCGGTCGACGAGCGCACGTACAGCGGCCCGCCCCAGGTCACCCGTCGGCTGAGCGATCGCGGTGATCGGCGGATCGGTGTGCACGAACCACCGGATGTCGTCGAACGCGGCCAGCGCGAGATCCTCCGGAACCCGCAGCCCACGCGCGCGTACGGCGTCCAGGGCACCCAGGGCCATCAGGTTGTCCGCGGCGAACACGACTTCGGGAGGCTCGGGCAGATCGAGAAACCCTTCAGTCACCCGCCGCCCGCTCTCGACCTGGAAGTCGCCCTGGCCGATGTAGACGCCGGGGAGCGGAATCCCGTACTCACCGAGCGCGTCCCGGAAGGCGGCGACGCGCTCGCTACCGGTGGTCGTAGCAGCAGGCCCCCCGATGATGGCGAGCCTGCGATGCCCGAGTCCGTGCAGATGGGCGACGAGATCCCGGATCGCGGCCCGTCCGTCGGCCCGCACGACGGGCACGTCCAGGCCCGGGATCCACCGGTCCACGAACACCATCGGGGTCCCGGCGCGCGCGGCGTCCAGCATGCCGGGGGAGCCGCCGTCGGTGGGGGACACGAGCAGTCCGTCGATACGCCGGTCCAGCAGCGTCCGCACGTGGTGGTCCTGGAGCTCCGGCCGTTCGTCGGCGTTGCCGATGATGACGCTGTACCCGAGCGCGCGGGCCTCTTCCTCGACGGAACGGGCCAGCTCGGTGAAGTACGGGTTGAGCACGTCGCTGATGACCAGCCCGAGGGTGCGGGTCTGATCGGTGCGCAGCGAACGGGCGACGGCGTTCGGGCGATAACCCAGCGCCTCTACGGCGGCCAGCACGCGGGTACGCGCGTCGTCACTGACCGACGGATGGTCGTTCAGCACCCGCGACACCGTGGCCACGGAGACCCCGGCCTCGGCGGCGACGTCCTTGATGCTCGCCATCGCCGTTCCACCTCCTCGTGGAATCGATTACATGGAGGATTGGAATCGATTACACGGGAGTAAATCAAGCCCCCGACCGACCTCTGAGACCCGATCGTGATGAACCCTGCTCACCGGAGCGTCGCGTACGCGGCGGCTGTTTCCACCCGTGCGGGACTGCTGCCGGTCATACGTCGCTCACGTGATCGGCCTCCTGTAGGGGCTGGTCAGGTGGGCTGGTCAGGTCGTCGGACGCGATGCCGGTGCAGCCGACCTCCGACGTGAACCCGTGGTCCGTGCCGGCCGGCGCCGGCGGAGAACCCACGAGCGCCGACGCCATCGTGCCCGTGACGGCCCTCGGGGCCCGGATGTTGTCAGGACCTCGGCAATGGGTCCTGGCCGAGCATGCGCCGTCCGTTGTCGGCCGAGGTGCGCACCGCGTCGAATCCACATCCGGTCATCACGGATTCGTAGTCGGCGAGCGCGTCGATGATCGGCCGGCCATGGGCTGCCTTCCCCAGCGCGGCGGCGAGCAGGCCGGCGTCGCGCAGGGCGGTGTTCGCGCCGATCCCGCCTGCCGGGCTCATCGCGTGGACAGCGTCCCCGAGCAGCGTGATGCGGCTCGGGTGCCATGCGGGGACGGGCACGCTGGTGCGCAAGGTCAGGGGAAGACGCTTTCAGGAATCCAGTGTTCGATGATCCGGCGGACCTGCGGGTGCCACCCCTCGATCAGCTGGAGGGTTGCCCGCTGCAGTTCGGATCCGGTCATTGTCTGCAACTGGGCGTCGTCGTACGGGAGATGATCCCGGTGGGATCCGAAGGAGACCGTCATGTAGTCCGCGCTGTCGTCCAGGGCCGCCATCGGCGCGAGGCGGTCGGCTGCCCGTCTCGGCGGCTCGGGAAACTCGACCGGGGCGATTCCGACGAACTGCCTTTCCGGTCCGATGACCGGCGTGAACACGGCAAACATCTCCTCACGGAAGAGGGGCCTGGTCGTCTTCGTGAGGGGCACCTTCCCGTGCAGCTGCCGCAGGCCCGTGTCCACCACCCGTGCGTGCGGCAGATATTGACGGCGTACAGGTGAGTTGACCCCGTCCGCGGCGACGAGCACATCGCCGCTCGCCTCGGTCCCGTCGCCGAAGCAGGCCACGACCCGGCCGTCCGCCCCGGTGCGGTAGTGGGTGAACCTTTTGCCGAACCTGACGGCATCCTCCAGCCCCGTCAGCAATATCCGGCGCAGCGAGGGACACACAGGTCACACCTGGCGTTGGCGGTCCCGTACACGGAGGCCGCCGGCGAAGTGAGGTGTTCGGCGCTGCCCGGACTGACCCGTACCGGGCCGTGTCCTCGACCCGCACGCTTACAAACCCGGCGCCTTGATCTCCATGCCCACAGAGGTGCCAGGCATCCCGAACACGGCCACGTGAGCGGTGCGGCCCTTTGCCCGTCCCCGCTGGAGGGGACCCTCCCCGCAGAAGTGTGACACTTTCCGCAGGAGTGTCACACTTCTGCGGGTCACCTCTCTTGGGGCTGGGCGCCCCGCACGTCACTCGACGTCGAAGACTCCTCAAGCCGCAGCGAGCTCGCACCACACGAGCTTCCCCCGCCTGCCGTGCCGGGACAACGGCTGCCAGCCCCACTGATCGGTACAGACCCGGACCAACGCGAGACCGCGCCCGTCCTCCGCGTCACCGAGTTCCTCCAACGCCCTTGGTGGCTCCGGCGGTTCGGGATCGGCGTCCCAGGCCCCGAACCGCAGCACCCCCGCCGACCAGCCCACCCGCAGGGCGGCGGGCCCCTCCGCGTGCAGTACGGCGTTGGCCACCAACTCCGTCGCGAGAAGCTCGGAGGTGTCGGCCAGCCGGATCAGTCCGTGCACGGTGAGGATCAGCCGGAGGGTGCGGCGGCTGACGGTGACGGCACGCAGGTCGTTCGGGACGTAGAGGCAGTACTTCCCAGGGCACGGGCGGGGTTTTCGGGCATGCATCAACTCCGGTTCGGCGATGGGGGGTTGGAGAGCGCCGGCTGTGGCTCTGCCGCGGCCGTCATGGCAGGACGGGGCGGTGCGCTTCCGGGGTCCGGCATTTCCGCAGAGTGTGCGTCGCATCACCGACGGTAGATCTAAATATAGAGATAGGGCAAGCCGTTCGCGTAGTCTGACCCCCGAACGAGGAGCGCGCGCAGGCGTGTTGAACCGAGGAGTGGTCGAGAGCTTTGAGGCGCGAACCAACGGCCCGCCAGTTGCGTCTGGCCACTGAGCTACGCAGGCTCCGCGAAGCGGCAGGACTCAGCTCCCGTGAGGCGGCTGCTCTGCTCGGAGTGAGCCCGGCTCAGATCACACACATCGAGTCGGCTCTCGCGGGAGTGAGCGAGCAGCGGCTTCGGCGCCTTGCATCCCACTACGCCTGCACGGACGCGGAGTTCGTGGATGCTCTGGTCGCGATGGCGACCGACCGGACGCGAGGCTGGTGGGAGGAGTACCGAGGTCTGCTGCCCACATCGTTCCTGGACCTCGCAGAGTTGGAGCACCATGCCGTGTTCCTGCGCGACGTGGCGATCCTGTATGTACCGGGCCGATTGCAGACGGAGGACTACGCCCGCGCCGTCTTCGGATCCAGGCTGCCCGAACTCACCCATGAAGAGCTGGACTTGCGCGTCTCCCACCGCACGGCACGCCAGCAGATCGTCATCCCGCACGAGGTTGTCATTCACGAGGCGGCGCTGCGCATCAGGGTCGGCGACCGTGCCACAGCAAAGGCTCAGCTCCGTCGGCTGCTTGAGCTTTCCGAAGCGGATCACATCACCCTGCGTGTCGTCCCCTTCGACCTGGACGGCTTCGCCAAAGCCTCAAGCACGATGACGTATGCGGGCGGCCCGCTGCCGAAGCTGGACACCGTGGCCCGTGATGCGCCCCATGGCTCGGTCCTCATCGATTCCGAGGCTCAGCTCAACACCTACCGAACAAGCTTCCGTAGAGTGGAGGCCGCGTCACTCGAACCCGAACGGTCACGCGAATTCATCCACAAGCTGGCGAAAGAGCTGTGAGGCAACGTATGGACAACTGGCGGAAGTCGTCCTACTCCGGCGAAGGCGACGGCAACAGCTGCGTGGAGATTGCGAACACCCCCACCCAAGTAGCGGTCCGCGACACGAAAACCCCCTCCAGGGCCACCCTCACCTTCCCCACCCCCACCTTCACCACCTTCATGGAAGCCCTGAAACAGCACCCCCACCCCTGACCCCACCCCCCTGTCACACCCGCCCGGTACCGTCGACCCATGTCCAACCAGGCGGCAAAACCGGGGCCCCCCGCAGGCGAGCGCCACCTCGCCGTCCTCGAAGGCACCCTGGAACGCATCACCTACGCCAACGAGGAGAACGGCTACACGGTCGCCCGCGTCGACACCGGCCGAGGCGGCGGCGATCTCCTCACCGTCGTAGGCGCGCTGCTCGGCGCCCAGGCCGGTGAATCCCTGCGCATGGAGGGCCGTTGGGGCTCGCACCCCCAGTACGGCAAGCAGTTCACCGTGGAGAACTACACAACACTCCTCCCCGCCACGATCCAGGGCATCCGGCGCTACCTCGGCTCCGGCCTCGTCAAGGGCATCGGCCCCGTCTTCGCCGACCGCATCACCCAGCACTTCGGCCTGGACACCCTCCAGATCATCGAGGACGAACCCAAGCGCCTCATCGAGGTCCCCGGGCTCGGACCAAAACGCACCAAGAAGATCGCCGAGGCCTGGGAGGAGCAGAAGGCGATCAAGGAGGTCATGCTCTTCCTCCAGACCGTCGAGGTGTCGACGTCGATCGCGGTCCGCATCTACAAGAAGTACGGCGACGCCTCGATCTCGATAGTGAAGAACCAGCCGTACCGCCTCGCCTCCGACGTCTGGGGCATCGGTTTCCTCACCGCCGACAAGATCGCCCAGTCCGTAGGCATCCCGCACGACAGCCCGGAACGCGTCAAGGCAGGCCTCCAGTACGCCCTTTCGCAGGCCACCGACCAGGGCAACTGCTACCTCCCCGAAGAGCGGCTCATCGCCGACGCGGTGAAGCTCCTGCAAGTCGACACCGGCCTCGTCATCGAGTGCCTCGCCGAACTCGCCCTCCCGGACGAGGAGTCGGGCGACCCCGGGGTCGTACGCGAAAAAGTCCCCGGCCCCGACGGCGACTCGGAACCCGTCACCGCCGTCTACCTGGTCCCCTTCCACCGCGCCGAACTCTCCCTCGCCGCCCAGCTTCGCCGCCTGCTGCACACCACCGCGGACCGCATGCCCGGCTTCCACGACGTGGCCTGGGACAAGGCGCTGGGATGGCTGAAGGGGAAGACGGGCGTGGAGCTCGCGCCCGAGCAAGAGGCCGCCGTCAAGCTCGCGTTGACCAAGAAAGTCGCCGTCCTCACCGGCGGTCCCGGCTGCGGAAAGTCATTCACGGTCCGCTCGATCGTCGAGCTGGCCCGCGCCAAGAAGGCCAAGGTCGTCCTCGCCGCCCCCACCGGCCGCGCCGCCAAACGCCTCGCCGAACTCACCGGCGCCGAGGCCTCAACTGTCCACCGCCTGCTGGAACTCAAGCCCGGCGGCGACGCGGCGTACGACAAGGACCGCCCCCTGGACGCCGACCTGGTCGTGGTCGACGAGGCCTCCATGCTCGACCTCCTCTTGGCCAACAAGCTGGTGAAGGCGGTCCCCCCAGGAGCACACATCCTCTTCGTCGGAGACGTGGACCAGCTCCCCAGCGTCGGCGCCGGCGAGGTGCTGCGCGACCTGCTGGCCGACGGCGGTCCGATCCCCGCCGTACGCCTCACGCGCGTGTTCCGCCAGGCCCAGCAGTCCGGCGTGATCACCAACGCGCACCGGATCAACTCCGGGCAGCAGCCGGTCACCGACGGGATGAAGGACTTCTTCCTCTTCGTCGAGGACGACACGGAGGAGACCGGCCGGCTCACCGTGGACGTGGCGGCGCGGCGGATTCCGGCCAAGTTCGGGCTCGACCCGCGCCGGGACGTACAGGTCCTCGCGCCCATGCACCGGGGACCGGCGGGCGCGGGCAACCTCAACGGCCTGCTGCAACAGGCGATCACGCCCGGCCGCCCCGACGTCCCCGAGAAGCGGTTCGGCGGCCGGGTCTTCCGCGTCGGCGACAAGGTCACCCAGATCCGCAACAACTACGAGAAGGGCGAGAACGGCGTCTTCAACGGCACGGTGGGCGTCGTCACTTCACTCGACCCGGTGGACCAGCGCCTCACCGTGCTGACGGACGAGGACGAGGAAGTGCCGTACGAATTCGACGAACTCGACGAGCTGGCGCACGCGTACGCGGTGACCATCCACCGCTCCCAGGGCAGCGAGTACCCGGCCGTGGTGATCCCGGTCACCACGGGCGCGTGGATGATGCTTCAGCGGAACCTTTTGTATACGGCCGTCACCCGGGCCAAACAGCTGGTTGTGCTGGTCGGATCGCGCAAGGCGATCGGACAGGCCGTGCGCACGGTGTCGGCGGGACGACGCTGCACGGCACTGGACTTCAGACTGAGCATGAAAAATGATCGATCAAATGAGTCAGGAAGGTCACACAGCACTTCCTGATAGCGGGGTGGAGGGGGCAGGATGAGCAGGTTGGCGGCACTGAGTGCCGCCAATAGGCCCAATGGTCGACCCCGAGTGCACTCTCCTGCGCCAAATGGGGGATGGTAGAGACAGTCAGGGCAACCTCGAAGAAGAGGCACAACGTCGGTGAGGGATGACGTGAGCGACAACTCTGTAGTACTGCGGTACGGCGACGGCGAGTACACCTACCCGGTGATCGACAGCACCGTCGGCGACAAGGGCTTCGACATCGGGAAGCTCCGCGCCCAGACCGGTCTGGTGACGCTGGACAGCGGTTACGGGAACACCGCCGCCTATAAATCCGCCATCACCTACCTCGACGGTGAGCAGGGCATCCTCCGGTACCGCGGCTACCCGATCGAGCAGCTGGCCGAGCGCTCCACCTTCGTGGAGGTCGCCTACCTGCTCATCAACGGCGAGCTGCCGACCGTCGACGAGCTCACCGTGTTCAAGAACGACATCACGCAGCACACCCTGCTGCACGAGGACGTCAAGAACTTCTACAAGGGCTTCCCGCGCGACGCCCACCCGATGGCGATGCTGTCGTCGGTCGTCTCGGCGCTGTCCACCTTCTACCAGGACAGCCACAACCCGTTCGACGAGAAGCAGCGCAACCTCTCCACGATCCGGCTGCTCGCCAAGCTCCCGACGATCGCGGCGTACGCGTACAAGAAGTCGATCGGCCACCCGTTCGTCTACCCGCGCAACGACCTCGGCTACGTCGAGAACTTCCTGCGCATGACCTTCTCGGTCCCGGCGCAGGAGTACGACCTCGACCCGGTCGTCGTCTCCGCGCTCGACAAGCTGCTGATCCTGCACGCGGACCACGAGCAGAACTGCTCCACGTCCACGGTCCGCCTCGTCGGCTCCTCGCAGGCCAACATGTTCGCGTCGATCTCGGCCGGCATCAACGCGCTGTGGGGCCCGCTGCACGGCGGCGCCAACCAGTCGGTCCTGGAGATGCTGGAAGGCATCCAGGCGAACGGCGGCGATGTCGACTCCTTCATCCGCAAGGTGAAGAACAAGGAGGACGGCGTCCGCCTGATGGGCTTCGGCCACCGGGTGTACAAGTCCTTCGACCCGCGCGCGAAGATCATCAAGGCGGCGGCGCACGACGTCCTCTCGGCCCTCGGCAAGTCCGACGAGTTGCTGGACATCGCTCTGAAGCTCGAAGGGCACGCGCTGTCGGACGACTACTTCGTCTCGCGCAACCTCTACCCGAACGTCGACTTCTACACCGGCCTGATCTACCGGGCCATGGGCTTCCCGGCCGAGATGTTCACGGTCCTGTTCGCCCTGGGCCGCCTGCCGGGCTGGATCGCCCAGTGGCACGAGATGATCAAGGAGCCGGGTTCTCGTATCGGGCGCCCGCGCCAGATTTACACGGGTGTCGTCGAGCGGGACTTCATCCCGGTCGAGGGTCGCTGATCGCTCCGCTGGGTCCGCGTAGTTCGTTTACCGCGGGCCCGGCGGGGGCTGGTCGCGCAGTTCCCCGCGCCCCTAAAAGAAGGGGCGTTGCAGCACGGCAACAACTCCGGATCACGGCAATACGGCGCCCTTTCGACCCCCTCGCCTCAAGTCGGCGAGTGAGCCGAAGGGGCGCGCCTGTGTCGAGAGCCCCAGCGCGCGGAGGCGCGCAGCGCCGAGCACGGTGGGGCTCTCGACACAGGCTTTGGCGCCCCGGAGGCGAACCGAGCTCGAAAAAAAGAGGGGAGAAGGCGCCCTGCCGACGGTCCCCCCACGGGCCGGCGTACAGGGCGCCTTCCCATGTCCCGGTGCGGATTCCCCCCACGGGATCCGGCCGGGCGTCTTAGAGAACCAGCGCCTGAATCGCTGTACTGCGTACTGCCGAAGCTCGATGAAGCTGAGCCTCGTTGAGTAGAACGAGCAAAACTCCTCGTACTACTGGGTGGAGCCAGTGATGTGTGCGATCTGCCGGGACATCGCACGACGGGAGGGCCGCTCAAAGCTCCCCGGTGTACGTGTCCCGGCAACGCATCTCTGAGGAAGTCCCCCAAGACATCCTCAGATGCCAGTTCGCGCCCCCCAAGACGCTTGCTGACATCGTCAACTTAGACCTTCGAAGCCCTTCGATGGTTACGTTCACACCACTGTGATCTGCGTCTCTTGCATTTGTCCGTTAGATGCGCAAGAGCCCCGATGTCGTCGTCGGGACCCCAGCGTAAGGATGATGCGCGAGCCTTGTGAAGAGCTTATGTGAGGCCGTCGTCCGTCTCTAGGGGGACTCTTACTTCGAGTTCCCGTAACTCCCGGTAACTTTGCGGAACTTCAGCGAAATGTCCGAAGTCGCAGGCTGTTGGAGACCACGAACACCGACGAGAAGGCCATCGCGGCCCCCGCGATCATGGGATTCAGCATCCCCGCGGCGGCCAACGGCAGCGCCGCCACGTTGTATCCAAAAGCCCACACGAGATTGCCCTTGATGGTGCTGAGTGTCCGCCGGGACAGCCGGATCGCGTCCGCGGCCACCCGCAGGTCCCCGCGCACCAGCGTCAGGTCGCTCGCCTCGATCGCCGCGTCCGTCCCGGTGCCCATCGCGAGCCCGAGATCGGCGGTGGCGAGCGCGGCGGCGTCGTTCACGCCGTCCCCGACCATGGCGACGCTCCGCCCCTCGCCCTGAAGCCGTCGTACGACAGCGACCTTGTCCTCGGGCAGCACCTCGGCGATGACGTCCCCGGGGTCGATCCCGACGGCGGCGGCGACGGAATCGGCCACCGCGCGGTTGTCGCCGGTCAGCAGCACGGGGGTGAGTCCGAGGGCCCGCAGCTGCCGAACGGCCTCGGCGCTGGTCTCCTTGACCGCGTCGGCGACCGCGACGACTCCGCGCGCGGTTCCGTCCCAGCCGACCACCACGGCCGTACGTCCGCCGCTCTCGGCCTCGGACCTGGCGCGGGCCAACTCCTCCGGAAGGTCGTCGAAGAGGCGCCCCACGGCCACCTCACGGCCCTCCACGCGGCCGCGGACGCCGCGCCCTGGCACGTTCTCGAAGTTCTCGGCGGACGGCAGCGGTCCGACCCGCTCCTCCGCGCCCGCCGCGACGGCCCGCGCGACGGGGTGCTCGGAGGCGTGCTCCAGGGCGCCCGCGAGCCGCAGCAGCTCCCGCTCGTCGGTGCCGTCGGCGACGTAGACCTCCTGGAGGGTCATGCGGCCGGTGGTGATCGTGCCGGTCTTGTCGAGTACGACCGTGTCGACACGGCGGGTGGACTCCAGGACCTCGGGGCCCTTGATCAGGATGCCGAGCTGGGCGCCGCGGCCGGTGCCGACCATGAGGGCGGTCGGGGTGGCCAGGCCCAGCGCGCACGGGCAGGCGATGATCAGCACGGCGACGGCCGCGGTGAACGCGGCGGCCACATCGCCGGTGACCGCGAGCCACACCCCGAACGTGCCGACCGCGATCAACAGCACCACCGGCACGAAGATCCCGGAGATCCGGTCCGCGAGCCGCTGCACCTCGGCCTTGCCGTTCTGCGCGTCCTCCACCAGCCGCGCCATCCGCGCGAGTTGAGTGTCCGCCCCGACCCGGCTCGCTTCTACGACGAGTCGCCCGCCGGCGTTCACGGTCGCGCCGGTGACCCTGTCACCCGGTGCCACGTCCACCGGCACCGACTCGCCGGTCAGCATCGACGCGTCGACCGCCGAGGCGCCCTCGACGACGGTGCCGTCGGTCGCGATCTTCTCCCCGGGCCGTACGACGAAACGGTCGCCGACCGCCAACTCGGCCACGGGCAGCCGCACTTCACGACCGTCCCGCAGAACTGCCACGTCCTTGGCGCCCAGTTGCATGAGCGCGCGCAGGGCCGCGCCCGCACGGCGCTTCGAGCGGGCCTCCAGATAGCGGCCCAGCAGGATCAACGCGACGACTCCTGCGGCCACTTCGAGGTAGATCGTCGAGGCGCCGTCCGTGCGCGAGACGGTGAGGCGGAACTCGTCGTGCATGCCGGCCATGCCCGCGTCGCCCCAGAACAGCGCCCACAGCGACCAGCCGAACGCGGCGAGCGTGCCGACCGAGACGAGGGTGTCCATGGTGGCGGCGCCGTGCCGGACGTTGGTGAACGCGGCCCTGTGGAACGGGAGTCCGCCCCAGACGACGACGGGCGCGGCGAGGGTGAGCGCGAGCCACTGCCAGTTGTCGAACTGGAGGGCCGGGATCATCGAGAGCAGTACGACGGGCACGGCGAGGAGGGCGGAGACGGTCAACCGCTCGCGCAGGGAGGCCAGTTCGGGATCCGGGGCGTCCTCGGGAGCTTCCGTCTCCGGCTCCGGGGGCGCGGGTTCCGCGGCGGTGTACCCGGTCTTCACCACGGTCGCGATGAGGTCGGCGACCTGGATGCCCGCGGGGTAGCTGACCTTCGCCTTCTCGGTCGCGTAGTTGACCGTGGCGCTGACGCCGTCCATGCGGTTGAGCTTCTTCTCGACGCGGGCCGCGCAGGAGGCGCAGGTCATCCCGCCGATGAGCAGCTCGACCTCGGCGGCGGACTCGGGGGCCGCGGCTATGGGTGTCTCTGCGGTGGGTGTCGCTGTGGTGGTGCTGGTCATGTCCGGACTCCAGACATCGGACCGGACCGCACGGAGCCAGTATCAGCTGGTCGGCACGGCCCGGTCGAAAAACGGAAGTGTCGTGCGGGGGCGTTCCGCTGGGAGTGCTGCGATGTGCCGTCGGTCGTCTGCGGCGCCGTGGCTGGTCGCGCAGTTCCCCGCGCCCCCTTCGGGGCGCGGGTCATTCAGGCCTGGTCGACGAGCTCGAAGCCCGCCTCGTCGACCGCCGCGCGGACGGTCTCGTCGTCGAGCGGGGCGGCCGACACGACCGTGACCTCGCCGGTCGACGCGACGGCCTTCACCGAGGTGACGCCCGGCAGCCCGGAGATCTCGCCGGAGACGGAGCCCTCGCAGTGTCCGCAGCTCATCCCGCTCACCTTGTAGACGGTGGTGACGGAACCCTGGGTGTCGGTCTGGGCGGTCATGTCGTTCTCCTCGTGGAGGCGTGTGGAGGCAGATGGGGTCGGAGTGGCCCACGGTGGCTCACTCTGTGCTCCACACTATACCCCTAGGGGGTATTTCTCCAAGAGGGGTCGCGCCGGGCCAGCGACCGCACCCAGGCGATGCCGAGCAGGGCCACGAGCACCATCCCGCCCACCGAGAACATCGTGAACAGATGCTCCTGTCGGTCGGTCGGGGTCGGGATGTACCCCTGGGCGAAGAGCTGTCTGTCCAGGCCCGTGCCCGAGAGCCGGGCCACCAGCCAGATGGCGATGCCGTGCGTCGAATCCCACAGGGCGTGCAGCAAGGAGACGCCGACATACGTGCCGACGACCGGCGCGGTGAACCGGAAGCGCCCGTTCAACTGCCGGTACGTGAGCAGCACGCCACCCGCGATCGCCGTCCACAGGCCGTGCCCGAAGGGGGCGAGGACCCCGCGCAGGATCTCGGTCTCCAGGAGCGCGCGCAGATCGATGCCCTTCGCGGAGACGGCCGCGTTGAAGGCGTACCCGGCGCTCTCCAGGGCGGCGAACCCGAAGCCGACCGTCGCGCCGAGGATCAGCCCGGCACGCATCCCGTGCAGCCGGGGCTGCCGGCGCAGCACGAACATCAGCGCCCCCAGCTTCACGGCCTCCTCGATGAGACCGACGCCGACGAACATCCACAAGGAGGGGTGCAACAGGTAGTACTCCATCACCGAGGCGCCCAGCACCCCGAGCGTGCCGCCGGTCAGGAAGCAGCCCAGGATCACGCTGACGCCCAGGTCGCGCCCGTGCCGTTCGTACGCCCACAGGACGAAGGTCACCGGCACCAGGAAGCTGCCGAGCAGGATCAGCGTCGGCAGCAGGGTGGTGTTCTTCGTCGCGTACGTGACCAGCGCGGTCAGCACCCACAGCGCCAGCCCGCCGCCCAGGCAGTGCTTCCACAGGCCGGTGCGGATCTGGGGGTACGTCGGCGGCGGCTGCTGCGGCCCGGGGATACGGGCCCGGGGCGCACCGGGCGGCGGAGAGTAGGTCACGGCAAATCCCCTCGTACTCCTACAGGGCAGATTTACCGGCACTTTATGGTAGATAGGCCTCATGTCGCAGTCCGGGACGCTCGTTCTGATCATGGCCATCGCGGTACTGGCCCCCCTGCTGGCCTACGGAATCAGCCGCCTGCTCCCGGTCCCGCTGGTCATCTT from Streptomyces sp. NBC_01288 carries:
- a CDS encoding heavy-metal-associated domain-containing protein, whose amino-acid sequence is MTAQTDTQGSVTTVYKVSGMSCGHCEGSVSGEISGLPGVTSVKAVASTGEVTVVSAAPLDDETVRAAVDEAGFELVDQA
- a CDS encoding PrsW family intramembrane metalloprotease; translation: MTYSPPPGAPRARIPGPQQPPPTYPQIRTGLWKHCLGGGLALWVLTALVTYATKNTTLLPTLILLGSFLVPVTFVLWAYERHGRDLGVSVILGCFLTGGTLGVLGASVMEYYLLHPSLWMFVGVGLIEEAVKLGALMFVLRRQPRLHGMRAGLILGATVGFGFAALESAGYAFNAAVSAKGIDLRALLETEILRGVLAPFGHGLWTAIAGGVLLTYRQLNGRFRFTAPVVGTYVGVSLLHALWDSTHGIAIWLVARLSGTGLDRQLFAQGYIPTPTDRQEHLFTMFSVGGMVLVALLGIAWVRSLARRDPSWRNTP